The proteins below are encoded in one region of Thermococcus sp. 21S7:
- a CDS encoding GNAT family N-acetyltransferase, which translates to MRPLILRGEKVSLGVILREDIQKIWEWNNDREVTKTLADPSDVSTLEEWMKWYESLTAKKLAKRAFAILNEEGEIVGTVIVSGIDFRNGTAEIGYFLGREYWNRGYASEAVKLTLEYCFRYMNLRKVYARTYENNIASIRIRKERL; encoded by the coding sequence ATGAGGCCGCTAATTCTCAGGGGAGAAAAAGTCTCCCTGGGCGTAATTCTAAGGGAAGACATTCAGAAAATCTGGGAGTGGAACAATGACAGGGAGGTTACCAAAACTCTCGCCGACCCTTCGGACGTTTCGACGCTTGAAGAGTGGATGAAGTGGTACGAGAGCCTGACGGCTAAAAAGCTGGCCAAGAGGGCCTTTGCAATACTCAATGAAGAAGGTGAAATCGTTGGGACGGTCATCGTGAGCGGGATAGACTTCAGGAACGGAACGGCGGAAATAGGGTATTTCCTTGGGAGGGAGTACTGGAATCGGGGCTATGCAAGTGAGGCAGTGAAACTAACCTTAGAGTACTGCTTTCGCTACATGAACCTGCGCAAGGTCTACGCGAGGACGTACGAAAACAACATTGCCTCAATTCGAATTCGAAAAGAACGGCTTTAA
- a CDS encoding carotenoid biosynthesis protein, protein MNSRLKAALLLILLANILKKSPVYLLLYLLAFVLFSLKEWKSLPVLAGLAISVGFFAELIGTRLCLPFGCYEYVNLQPQLLGVALFVPLAWAIFGSVAYLTASSIFPRKVDRLLFASLLMVLLDLAIDPLMTSWNAWVWKTSTAINWFGIPWTNYLGWFLVSLLVFYLYERLSSPSICSCLKMVGPAVYLLEAFTFVLYAPSSVKMPPVIAFVLSLALLIPLTMRRWNHEGRFDSNEG, encoded by the coding sequence ATGAACAGTCGTCTAAAGGCCGCACTCCTATTAATCCTGCTGGCAAATATTCTAAAGAAATCACCGGTGTATCTTCTGCTGTACCTTCTGGCGTTTGTCCTTTTCTCTCTGAAAGAGTGGAAAAGCCTGCCCGTGCTCGCGGGACTTGCAATTTCCGTTGGATTCTTTGCCGAACTCATTGGAACGCGGCTCTGCCTTCCCTTCGGCTGCTACGAGTACGTGAACCTCCAACCACAGCTCCTCGGTGTTGCCCTTTTCGTGCCCCTAGCCTGGGCGATATTTGGTTCCGTTGCTTACCTAACGGCGAGTTCCATATTCCCGAGGAAAGTCGACCGGCTTCTATTCGCCTCCCTGCTCATGGTACTCCTTGACCTCGCCATAGACCCGCTGATGACGTCTTGGAATGCCTGGGTGTGGAAGACGTCAACGGCCATAAACTGGTTCGGGATTCCCTGGACTAACTACCTCGGCTGGTTTCTCGTCTCGCTGTTAGTATTCTACCTTTACGAGCGGCTTTCGAGCCCTTCAATATGCTCGTGCCTCAAAATGGTTGGGCCTGCGGTATATCTTCTCGAAGCCTTCACCTTTGTCCTGTACGCTCCATCGAGCGTAAAAATGCCCCCTGTGATTGCGTTTGTCCTCTCACTGGCTCTGCTCATCCCTTTAACGATGAGGAGGTGGAACCATGAAGGTCGCTTTGATTCCAATGAAGGTTAG
- a CDS encoding flavodoxin family protein, whose amino-acid sequence MKVMGVAFSARKDGNCARILRFCLRKFEEKGHETEMVEAYDLEIRPCSRCEYECFTGNCPISDDVPALYGKAMNADVLIFAVPTYGGHASGLYRAFSERGQAVFKSYEEWEAFKGKLNFVIIGNTSSGGDMTLHEVLYGLTGGESWPEAVLLSSNEYGGGSLRGGLVEHPEVRARLERFVGRILEKMG is encoded by the coding sequence ATGAAAGTCATGGGAGTTGCGTTCAGTGCCAGGAAGGACGGCAACTGTGCCCGAATCCTCAGGTTCTGCCTCCGGAAGTTCGAGGAAAAAGGCCACGAGACGGAGATGGTGGAGGCCTATGACCTGGAGATAAGGCCCTGCAGCCGCTGTGAATACGAGTGCTTCACAGGGAACTGCCCCATAAGCGACGACGTGCCTGCACTCTACGGGAAGGCTATGAATGCTGACGTTCTGATATTCGCCGTTCCAACCTACGGCGGCCATGCCTCAGGTCTCTACAGAGCCTTCTCCGAGAGGGGCCAGGCTGTTTTCAAGAGCTACGAGGAATGGGAGGCCTTTAAAGGGAAGCTGAACTTCGTAATCATCGGAAACACCAGCTCCGGCGGGGACATGACGCTCCACGAGGTGCTGTACGGACTGACCGGCGGCGAGAGCTGGCCGGAGGCGGTTCTGCTATCCTCGAACGAGTACGGCGGAGGCTCCCTCCGGGGGGGCCTCGTAGAGCACCCGGAAGTTCGGGCGAGGCTTGAAAGGTTCGTCGGGAGGATTTTAGAAAAGATGGGGTGA
- a CDS encoding DUF2202 domain-containing protein — protein MRRLYAVAVLAIIVSGIIAAGCIGTSETSTTSTESPAPTNTVPIVADSNGDVNTNDLQSYIDSLPAEQLTDAEKEGLLYMVEEEKLAHDVYTKLYEKWGLQIFSNIAKSETTHVESVRALLKKYNLTDPTASEGIGEFQNEELQALYDQLMEMGMKSEVDALKVGALIEETDIKDLQEWISRTNKVDIITVYENLMMGSRNHLRSFVSQLKNRGVTYEPQVLPKDEYEAIISSPMETGGQGKGNGP, from the coding sequence TGTATCCGGAATTATAGCCGCGGGCTGCATCGGAACAAGCGAAACCTCAACGACCTCCACCGAAAGTCCGGCGCCAACCAACACCGTTCCAATCGTGGCGGACTCAAACGGCGATGTGAACACCAATGATCTCCAGTCATATATAGACTCCCTCCCCGCGGAACAGCTGACTGACGCAGAAAAAGAGGGACTTCTGTACATGGTGGAGGAGGAGAAGCTCGCCCACGACGTTTATACCAAGCTCTACGAGAAGTGGGGACTCCAGATATTCAGCAACATAGCCAAGAGCGAGACCACCCACGTGGAGTCAGTGAGGGCGTTGCTCAAAAAGTACAATCTAACCGACCCGACCGCCAGCGAGGGCATCGGCGAATTCCAGAACGAGGAGCTTCAGGCCCTCTACGACCAGCTCATGGAGATGGGCATGAAGAGCGAGGTCGATGCACTCAAGGTTGGCGCACTGATAGAGGAAACTGACATAAAGGACCTCCAGGAATGGATTTCCCGGACGAACAAGGTGGACATCATAACCGTCTACGAAAACCTCATGATGGGGAGCAGGAACCACCTCAGGTCGTTTGTGAGCCAGCTGAAGAACAGGGGAGTAACCTACGAGCCGCAGGTTCTCCCCAAGGACGAGTACGAGGCGATAATCAGCAGTCCGATGGAGACAGGAGGACAGGGAAAAGGCAACGGCCCGTGA
- a CDS encoding TldD/PmbA family protein, translating into MEREVYRLREERAGVSLEGSVRPFARVREFTAVRLIENGKVGSALAEGRDEGEALRLARETLRFPREEDYGLPSGCRARWDRTFEVEVEDLAGELSSLGEELERRGLSLSGTVEVITRRFSVESTAGADVEGSHSLMRTDLEVGGAVPFQVFLGFSKRVEVEEILNPYINLVEGLGAVKPPEGRMEAIIAPTPFSDLLLPAALWKFRGSVEVKGGTAAKPGKAIASPLVTLLDDPLDEGSLRYVRADDEGVRTRKNILIEKGTAKGLLWDSHSAWMAGRESTGNGIRIEERIIDGPHNLTLAPGNRTLEELISEIDKGFIALGLRGANALDRATGDFSVVVTPALVIERGEVKGFSRFELRGNVWELLKNATGIGKELTGVWFDEGFSLSLPFLRTGVVV; encoded by the coding sequence ATGGAGCGGGAGGTTTACCGTCTGAGGGAGGAGCGCGCCGGGGTCTCTCTGGAGGGGAGCGTTAGGCCATTTGCCCGCGTTAGAGAGTTCACCGCGGTCAGGCTCATCGAGAACGGGAAGGTGGGTTCGGCGCTCGCCGAGGGCCGGGACGAGGGAGAAGCCCTAAGGCTCGCCCGCGAAACACTCCGCTTTCCCAGAGAAGAGGATTACGGGCTTCCATCTGGATGCAGGGCCCGCTGGGATAGGACGTTTGAGGTCGAGGTGGAAGACCTCGCCGGCGAGCTCTCCTCACTGGGTGAGGAGCTGGAAAGGCGGGGTCTCTCGCTTTCGGGAACGGTTGAGGTCATAACGAGGCGCTTCTCGGTCGAGAGCACCGCAGGGGCGGACGTTGAAGGTTCCCATTCCCTCATGAGGACTGACCTTGAAGTTGGAGGGGCGGTCCCGTTTCAGGTCTTCTTGGGATTTTCCAAGCGGGTTGAAGTTGAGGAAATCCTCAACCCGTACATCAACCTCGTTGAAGGTCTCGGGGCCGTCAAACCTCCGGAGGGGAGAATGGAAGCTATCATAGCACCAACCCCGTTTTCCGACCTCCTACTTCCCGCAGCCCTCTGGAAGTTCCGCGGGAGCGTCGAGGTGAAGGGAGGCACGGCAGCAAAGCCAGGGAAAGCAATCGCTTCGCCGCTCGTGACGTTGCTCGACGACCCGCTCGACGAAGGATCTCTCCGCTATGTGAGGGCCGACGACGAGGGGGTTAGAACAAGGAAGAACATCCTGATTGAGAAGGGCACCGCCAAAGGCCTGCTCTGGGACAGCCATAGCGCATGGATGGCCGGAAGGGAGAGCACTGGGAACGGGATAAGAATCGAGGAGAGAATCATCGACGGCCCGCACAACCTAACGCTCGCACCGGGGAACAGGACGCTGGAAGAGCTGATTTCGGAAATTGATAAAGGTTTTATTGCCCTCGGCCTCAGGGGTGCGAACGCCCTCGACAGGGCCACCGGCGACTTCTCGGTGGTCGTCACACCGGCCCTCGTAATCGAGCGGGGCGAGGTTAAGGGCTTCTCACGCTTCGAGCTCAGGGGAAACGTCTGGGAGCTCCTCAAAAACGCCACAGGCATCGGGAAGGAGCTAACGGGGGTGTGGTTCGACGAGGGGTTCTCGCTCTCGCTCCCGTTCCTCAGAACCGGGGTGGTGGTATGA
- a CDS encoding class I SAM-dependent methyltransferase, translated as MKAVKTFYSKAIDTFREFGGTEEELMWLVGSRLALFPSHREEIMLRLRAMEEIVRRAEGKILDVGSGSGLLALALSEKGIVTGVEKAPDFFPFLRTLENERLKFIQGDFLRDDVGRDFDVVVFSYILHDLEPEPFLRRAIEVLARDGRIILGDFDLNMLRSKVRAFADENCLRIVEDVTLGRAKTHGSPCEAFLIVIETGG; from the coding sequence ATGAAAGCCGTAAAGACCTTCTATTCCAAGGCCATTGATACCTTCAGGGAATTTGGCGGAACCGAGGAAGAGCTGATGTGGCTGGTCGGTTCGAGACTGGCCCTGTTTCCGTCACACCGGGAGGAGATAATGCTGAGGCTCAGAGCCATGGAGGAAATCGTACGGCGGGCGGAGGGAAAAATCCTCGACGTTGGCTCCGGTTCAGGGCTGCTCGCCCTAGCGCTCTCCGAGAAGGGGATCGTTACGGGAGTTGAAAAGGCTCCGGACTTCTTTCCGTTCCTCAGGACGCTTGAGAACGAGCGGCTGAAGTTCATTCAGGGCGACTTCCTCAGGGACGATGTTGGTCGGGACTTTGACGTTGTCGTTTTCTCCTACATCCTCCACGACCTCGAACCGGAACCGTTTCTCAGAAGGGCCATTGAAGTCCTAGCCCGGGATGGCAGGATTATCCTCGGCGACTTTGACTTGAATATGCTCAGGAGCAAGGTGAGGGCATTTGCCGATGAAAACTGCCTGAGAATCGTTGAGGATGTAACCCTCGGACGGGCAAAAACTCACGGAAGCCCCTGTGAGGCGTTTTTAATCGTCATAGAAACTGGGGGATGA
- a CDS encoding TldD/PmbA family protein encodes MDAERAAELALSLGAEYAEVRLERLIKTEISGSDEINVSARSTGGFGVRVLAKGSWGFASVTSEDDLEWAVRKALKLARVGEGSVKLAEIKPVRDRVGSGMRVKPSDVPLEEKVEAVRALVDDLPDASRRVVKYSDFSGFKRLVTSEGTEIEWELGAISFEADLAVSSDGRSAWLFSLTGSVERGFEAVEVMRERVLTEIRGQLECFLHGERPKLRDVPVLLSPHFAGMIAHEALGHLAEADELPNTPLAEKLGESIAPEFVSLSDGNVEDGHGNDRYDDEGVPVRKAEILKNGVFNEPLVDRERAFLLGVEPNGRARAESYAFEPMVRMRNTYFEPGDWTFEELLEEVELGYYLVSAGPGQTGLDSSFTVGVMEGYVIRNGEIAEPIFGATASGRALDALPGIRGLGRELDFENSYCGKGQVVRVSMGGPHILFERGIRVM; translated from the coding sequence ATGGACGCTGAGAGGGCCGCTGAGCTCGCGCTCTCGCTCGGCGCGGAGTACGCGGAGGTTCGATTGGAGAGGCTGATCAAGACTGAAATCTCCGGCTCGGATGAGATAAACGTTTCCGCCCGCTCCACGGGTGGATTCGGGGTCAGAGTTCTCGCTAAAGGTTCATGGGGCTTTGCCTCCGTGACCTCAGAGGACGACCTTGAATGGGCCGTTAGAAAAGCCCTGAAGCTGGCGCGGGTTGGGGAAGGAAGCGTTAAGCTCGCCGAGATCAAGCCCGTTCGAGACCGCGTGGGGAGCGGAATGCGGGTAAAACCCTCAGATGTGCCCCTTGAGGAAAAGGTAGAGGCAGTTAGAGCTCTCGTGGATGACCTCCCGGATGCTTCACGGAGGGTCGTCAAGTACTCCGACTTCTCCGGCTTCAAGCGGCTCGTCACGAGCGAGGGGACTGAAATCGAGTGGGAGCTGGGGGCGATTTCCTTTGAGGCCGATTTGGCGGTCTCCTCCGACGGCAGGAGTGCGTGGCTCTTCAGTCTCACGGGCTCGGTTGAGAGGGGCTTTGAGGCCGTTGAGGTGATGAGGGAACGGGTTCTCACCGAAATCCGGGGACAGCTGGAGTGCTTCCTTCACGGCGAGAGGCCCAAGCTCAGGGACGTTCCGGTTCTCCTCTCGCCCCATTTCGCTGGCATGATTGCTCACGAGGCATTGGGCCACCTCGCGGAGGCCGACGAACTGCCGAACACGCCCTTGGCGGAAAAGCTCGGAGAGAGTATTGCGCCGGAGTTCGTCAGCTTGAGCGACGGGAACGTTGAAGACGGCCACGGAAACGACCGCTACGACGATGAAGGGGTTCCTGTTAGGAAAGCTGAAATCCTGAAGAACGGGGTTTTCAACGAGCCCCTCGTGGACAGGGAGCGGGCTTTTCTGCTCGGCGTCGAGCCGAACGGGCGCGCGAGGGCGGAGAGCTACGCCTTCGAGCCGATGGTGAGAATGAGGAACACGTACTTCGAGCCAGGCGACTGGACGTTCGAGGAACTGCTTGAAGAGGTCGAGCTGGGCTACTACCTCGTGAGTGCGGGGCCGGGTCAGACAGGCCTCGACTCCTCGTTTACGGTTGGGGTCATGGAGGGCTACGTCATCAGGAACGGCGAGATTGCCGAACCGATATTCGGTGCAACCGCCAGCGGAAGGGCCCTCGATGCACTCCCCGGAATCAGGGGACTTGGAAGGGAGCTCGACTTCGAGAACTCCTACTGCGGAAAGGGGCAGGTGGTGAGGGTGAGCATGGGAGGGCCGCATATTCTCTTTGAGAGGGGAATCCGGGTGATGTGA
- a CDS encoding methyltransferase domain-containing protein yields MFRNLGLTFEPTYEEKPWLYDPRGETGRKRLERMKELLRDVLPRFEGRALDVGCGMGVSTLALEELGFEVTGIDTQEGLVEKAREIAGELGYRAEFRVMDARNLDFPDESFDLAAFLGNPLPHMSAYDFDSAVGEAFRVLKPGGVLAVEYADWVRLLHENYREVLVEEPFTSFHVRFDTITGTAERLFVNFEKGYFFRTKINVWAPWIVEFIMRKAGFDVKTHYRGMFSVVTVGIKRNRG; encoded by the coding sequence ATGTTCCGGAACCTTGGGCTGACCTTCGAGCCGACCTACGAGGAGAAGCCTTGGCTTTACGACCCGAGGGGCGAAACCGGGCGCAAGCGGCTCGAACGGATGAAGGAACTCCTCAGAGACGTTCTTCCACGGTTTGAAGGAAGGGCCCTTGACGTCGGGTGCGGCATGGGCGTTTCCACCCTCGCCCTTGAGGAGCTCGGCTTCGAGGTCACCGGAATAGACACCCAGGAAGGACTCGTGGAAAAGGCCAGGGAAATAGCGGGGGAGCTCGGTTACAGGGCGGAGTTCCGGGTCATGGACGCCAGGAACCTCGATTTTCCGGACGAAAGCTTCGACCTCGCAGCGTTCCTCGGCAACCCCCTGCCCCACATGAGTGCTTACGACTTTGACTCGGCCGTTGGGGAGGCCTTCCGCGTCCTGAAGCCGGGAGGAGTTCTGGCAGTAGAGTACGCCGACTGGGTTAGACTGCTCCACGAGAACTACCGCGAGGTGCTCGTCGAGGAACCCTTCACCTCGTTCCACGTCCGCTTCGACACCATCACCGGGACGGCGGAGAGGCTCTTCGTAAACTTCGAGAAGGGATACTTCTTCAGGACTAAAATCAACGTCTGGGCCCCTTGGATCGTTGAGTTCATCATGAGAAAGGCAGGTTTCGACGTAAAAACGCACTACCGGGGCATGTTCAGCGTCGTGACCGTCGGGATTAAGAGGAACCGGGGGTAA
- a CDS encoding class I SAM-dependent methyltransferase produces the protein MEKWDFDDWAESYDEDVTTEDWIHRDYWKVLRLVAGRTGGAVVDIGCGTGNILRFLGSENYVGVEPSDGMRKRFREKHGFEPLNGHFLALPLQDGVADTVITTYAFHHVPDGEKEDAIKEMLRILKPGGRIVIADVMFESEEEKMSIGEEDGLREEIEDEYFATVDVLRKICTKLGLKCRFERVNRYVWIVEMVSSR, from the coding sequence ATGGAAAAGTGGGACTTTGATGACTGGGCCGAAAGCTACGACGAGGACGTAACAACGGAGGACTGGATACACAGGGACTACTGGAAGGTTCTCAGACTTGTTGCTGGACGGACTGGGGGAGCCGTTGTCGACATCGGGTGCGGTACGGGCAACATACTGCGCTTTCTCGGCTCGGAAAACTACGTCGGCGTTGAGCCCTCAGATGGGATGAGAAAGAGGTTCCGGGAGAAGCACGGCTTCGAACCGCTCAACGGTCACTTTTTGGCGCTTCCCCTGCAGGATGGAGTAGCCGACACCGTAATAACGACTTACGCCTTCCACCACGTGCCGGATGGGGAGAAGGAGGACGCGATTAAGGAGATGCTCCGCATTCTCAAACCTGGCGGGAGAATCGTCATCGCCGATGTGATGTTTGAGTCGGAGGAGGAAAAGATGAGCATCGGGGAGGAGGACGGTCTAAGGGAGGAGATAGAGGACGAGTACTTCGCCACCGTTGATGTGCTGAGAAAAATCTGCACGAAGCTGGGGCTGAAGTGCCGGTTCGAGAGGGTGAACCGCTACGTCTGGATTGTTGAAATGGTCAGCTCACGTTAA
- a CDS encoding DUF2202 domain-containing protein, producing MLGKKTFGLLLMGVVLLGVFSAGCITGDSSTATTSTGGAEAAPHGPPSNATAGGAVDAYSTDYVASLPPEDLSADEIQAILYMREEEKLARDVYLTLYDQWGISIFSNIARSEQTHMDMVLTLIEKYNLTDPAADKDIGEFENPELQALYDQLIEEGMKSEEAALAVGALIEEVDIKDLHDWLDKTDNRDIEYVFENLVMGSGNHLRAFTGVLARQYGVTYEPQVLPKDEYEAITSNPMETGTSSW from the coding sequence ATGCTGGGAAAGAAAACATTCGGACTGCTCCTCATGGGGGTCGTCCTGCTGGGGGTGTTCAGTGCAGGGTGCATAACGGGTGACTCCTCCACTGCCACAACGTCCACCGGTGGTGCCGAAGCGGCCCCACATGGTCCACCCTCAAACGCGACCGCCGGCGGCGCCGTTGATGCATACAGCACGGATTACGTCGCATCGCTTCCTCCGGAAGACCTCAGCGCGGATGAGATACAGGCCATCCTCTACATGCGCGAGGAGGAGAAGCTCGCCAGGGACGTCTACCTCACCCTGTACGACCAGTGGGGAATTTCGATATTCAGCAACATAGCGAGAAGCGAACAGACCCACATGGACATGGTGCTGACGCTCATAGAGAAGTACAACCTGACCGATCCAGCGGCGGACAAGGACATCGGTGAGTTCGAGAACCCCGAGCTTCAGGCCCTCTACGACCAGCTCATAGAGGAGGGCATGAAGAGCGAGGAGGCGGCACTTGCAGTCGGTGCACTTATAGAGGAGGTCGACATCAAAGACCTGCATGACTGGCTGGACAAAACCGACAACCGGGACATCGAGTACGTCTTCGAGAACCTTGTGATGGGTAGCGGTAACCATCTGAGGGCATTCACCGGCGTGCTGGCGAGGCAGTACGGCGTGACCTACGAGCCGCAGGTTCTCCCCAAGGACGAGTACGAGGCGATAACCAGCAACCCTATGGAGACCGGAACGTCCTCCTGGTGA
- a CDS encoding GNAT family protein, giving the protein MKKNRAKSSTFAVIKNEGGKLVGIAGFNWINWQARWGKILYYLSPEERGKGYGTETVKLLCDYAFAHLNPHKVWAKVHEDNLPSIRVLEKNGFSLSGRFREHVWSNGRYLDELIYERFREQ; this is encoded by the coding sequence CTGAAGAAGAACAGGGCGAAAAGTTCCACTTTCGCGGTGATAAAAAACGAGGGCGGAAAGCTCGTAGGCATAGCCGGATTCAACTGGATTAACTGGCAAGCAAGGTGGGGGAAGATACTCTACTACCTCTCACCGGAAGAGCGGGGAAAGGGCTACGGGACGGAGACGGTGAAGCTCCTCTGTGATTACGCCTTTGCTCATCTCAACCCCCACAAGGTCTGGGCAAAAGTTCATGAGGACAATCTGCCATCCATACGCGTCCTTGAAAAGAACGGGTTCTCTTTGAGTGGACGGTTCAGAGAGCACGTCTGGAGTAATGGGCGATATCTCGACGAGCTTATCTACGAGAGGTTTAGAGAGCAATGA
- a CDS encoding CPBP family intramembrane glutamic endopeptidase, whose product MNKGVRGVLSSFGVIAIVSLVYLALRREIGFVIIGLLSFLLLYLAVRMAGYTREDLGLAGYFNWKLHLVLPVAVMLMNILWVLPLGVGIKTLHPLIYVALLIKYLIFVALYEELVFRGLMQRGFELWKGERVAVILTAIIFGLSHITARFTFEPTFANFWRIYNPLLSGFVFSVYRWKFRRIEGLILAHGLGDAIDRMMTVKKVEWLLGTATGHVYMVLAYTVTQLASIFIYLKLAGSLKGYGGQPNKNRNLEASRL is encoded by the coding sequence ATGAACAAGGGTGTTAGGGGAGTTCTTTCAAGCTTTGGTGTAATCGCTATAGTAAGCTTGGTGTATCTAGCCCTTAGGAGGGAAATAGGATTTGTCATAATTGGCCTTTTATCGTTCCTGTTGCTCTACCTTGCCGTTAGAATGGCCGGATATACGAGAGAAGACCTTGGCTTGGCTGGTTATTTTAACTGGAAACTCCACTTGGTTCTTCCCGTTGCTGTAATGCTCATGAACATTCTGTGGGTTCTGCCACTTGGGGTCGGTATTAAGACCCTGCATCCCCTGATTTATGTTGCCTTGCTGATAAAGTACTTGATTTTTGTGGCCCTTTACGAGGAGCTAGTCTTTAGAGGTCTAATGCAGAGGGGCTTTGAACTCTGGAAAGGGGAAAGAGTGGCTGTAATTCTAACCGCTATAATATTCGGGCTCAGTCACATTACTGCCAGATTTACTTTTGAGCCAACTTTTGCCAACTTCTGGAGAATCTACAATCCTCTGCTGAGTGGATTCGTGTTTAGTGTCTATAGATGGAAGTTCCGGAGGATAGAGGGGTTGATACTTGCCCACGGTCTGGGAGATGCGATTGACAGGATGATGACGGTTAAAAAAGTTGAATGGCTCTTGGGAACAGCCACGGGGCATGTATACATGGTACTCGCTTATACAGTTACCCAGCTGGCATCGATTTTTATCTACCTAAAGCTCGCGGGGAGCCTAAAGGGTTACGGTGGCCAACCAAATAAAAATCGGAACCTTGAGGCTTCTCGTCTTTAG
- a CDS encoding ArsR family transcriptional regulator — MPDEDLAREVQELRKALEELRESFAVVSQMAQAYLRLINIYAQYGGLSIDLVVPEVRSDPIAREIVRILFDLKRANVSQIARELKGRRGKASRNTVRAKLVELKNLGIVVEVPGERGKLYALSREVVKKWLEMIGMPIRLDHTNDY, encoded by the coding sequence ATGCCAGACGAAGACCTTGCCAGGGAGGTTCAGGAGCTCAGAAAAGCCCTTGAGGAACTCAGGGAGAGCTTCGCCGTCGTTTCTCAGATGGCGCAGGCATATCTGAGGCTCATCAACATATACGCCCAGTACGGTGGGCTCAGCATAGACCTAGTCGTTCCGGAAGTCAGGAGCGACCCTATAGCGCGTGAAATCGTTCGGATCCTCTTCGACTTGAAGAGGGCCAACGTGAGTCAGATAGCGCGGGAGCTGAAGGGGAGGCGCGGAAAGGCCTCGCGGAACACCGTTAGGGCGAAGCTGGTCGAGTTAAAAAACCTCGGCATCGTTGTCGAGGTTCCCGGCGAGAGGGGGAAGCTCTACGCCCTCTCCCGCGAAGTGGTCAAAAAGTGGCTCGAAATGATCGGAATGCCGATTAGGCTTGACCACACTAATGATTATTGA
- a CDS encoding carbon-nitrogen hydrolase family protein, which produces MKVALIPMKVRVNDFEVNWREFERRFSEAMQHGPDFVVFPEYCLTGFDEWDFSGAELYGEIVERVSRLAGEAGVYVVFGLLEPYKNCTYNSALLIGRNGEILLKHRKFQEPMKFCTGNTVKTARTDLGKVAIIICGDLYNKRIAKWIRRKRPDFIFMPMDRSPWGDFNLAEEVADMGRRVALLGVRTFIVNSFGHWDSFGGAWFFDSDGKLLASSEGEEILVVEV; this is translated from the coding sequence ATGAAGGTCGCTTTGATTCCAATGAAGGTTAGGGTTAACGATTTCGAGGTCAACTGGAGGGAGTTCGAACGGAGGTTCAGCGAGGCCATGCAGCATGGCCCTGACTTCGTCGTCTTCCCCGAATACTGCCTGACGGGCTTTGACGAGTGGGACTTCAGCGGGGCGGAACTTTACGGAGAAATCGTGGAAAGGGTGAGCCGACTTGCCGGGGAGGCGGGCGTTTACGTCGTCTTTGGACTCCTCGAACCCTACAAAAACTGTACCTACAACTCCGCCCTGCTGATCGGTCGGAACGGGGAAATCCTGCTGAAGCACCGCAAGTTCCAGGAGCCGATGAAGTTCTGCACGGGCAACACGGTAAAGACCGCAAGGACTGATCTCGGAAAGGTCGCGATAATCATCTGCGGCGACCTCTACAACAAGAGGATAGCCAAGTGGATACGGAGAAAAAGGCCGGATTTCATCTTCATGCCGATGGATCGCTCCCCGTGGGGTGACTTCAACCTCGCGGAGGAAGTGGCGGATATGGGCAGGCGAGTGGCCCTACTTGGAGTCAGAACGTTCATCGTAAACAGCTTCGGCCACTGGGACAGCTTCGGCGGTGCGTGGTTCTTTGACTCCGATGGGAAGCTTCTGGCGTCATCGGAGGGAGAGGAAATCCTAGTTGTGGAGGTCTGA